A DNA window from Pleuronectes platessa chromosome 19, fPlePla1.1, whole genome shotgun sequence contains the following coding sequences:
- the wu:fi75a02 gene encoding uncharacterized protein wu:fi75a02, with amino-acid sequence MLSQPLTQTEIDNRRQVLSAVTPPPVLSLVEPTGVFSSSPPPSARSLSPPHTLLSSPSSFTRIRPLSPPNPMFLTSSPPVPLSHLSSSTSLPPPSSFSSSLSTPIPPAPPSVSHPLPPYLLSPHSLYHPPSFSSAPHPPHVHHHSSCLVSPIPSSLCSPVSSSTVHFPPSIPPPPPPPPPHPTCCSCSSLLPRLLSAHRLEVRRLLRGALASLGRRLDTLERRSRRNRQKKKSMTGGGAWCQAPAASPAASFSYSCISAVLPPVSSSLSSSVTSESEESSTSPALSVFDQSEQGRGESGGHEDEVRRRKRKNKDVVEEEEEDAGRFVGQMVVSFRGAGAEKEEGPITLHNFKHKKHRGGGTSQSGKTVSVVRQNGYRPLLLHGVLSSSSQDDVHLLQSAQSLQTCSQSEAFAVSPSQWWFSDVTPRLTSNLSAFGLWLRSSSSSFNPASMLRFSVVTVETIMDSVRGGTCGNPPRPLKDWSAPPSVSSDHCYVRTPSPSRTFSAQRQHKQRSTRSPRLPWRRPLPLPPCSANGLSAPFTGSQSVASTEFLNSKGELSKRVSEIRIRRTTPRETLLTPMGLPKVKRLKKKEFSLEEIYTNKNYKSPTTNRSLETIFEEPREKDGALLLIGQQRRRRVLLFPDFTQPRKRKRPQGAWFPGGTFPRKRAAARRHCHGEGCGEDDMDLDVMLVERLSALEDFLTQQGLDV; translated from the exons ATGCTCTCTCAACCTTTAACACAGACTGAGATCGACAATAGAAGGCAGGTCCTGTCTGCTGTGACCCCGCCTCCTGTCCTCTCATTGGTGGAACCAACAG gtgttttctcctcttcacctcctccctctgctcgctctttatctcctcctcacacccttctttcctctccttcatcttTCACTCGTATtcgtcccctctctcctcctaaTCCCATGTTCCTCACTTCTTCTCCTCCGGTCCCTCTTTCTCATCTTTCTTCATCCACTTCACtacctcctccttcatctttttcctcctctctttctacccccatccctcctgctcctccttctgtgTCTCATCCTTTGCCTCCTTACTTGTTGTCTCCCCATTCGCTCTATCATCCACCATctttttcttctgctcctcatcctcctcatgttCATCATCACTCCTCTTGTCTCGTATCCCCAATTCCTTCTTCCCTTTGTTCCCCTGTCTCTTCGTCCACTGTGCACTTCCCTCCAtcaattcctcctcctcctccccctccacctcctcatcctacttgttgctcctgctcctcccttcTTCCTCGCCTGCTGTCAGCTCACCGGTTGGAGGTGCGGCGTCTCCTGCGCGGAGCTCTTGCGTCTCTGGGTCGTCGTCTGGACActctggagaggaggagcaggaggaacaggcagaagaagaagagtatgACGGGAGGAGGAGCCTGGTGTCAAG CTCCCGCTGCCTCTCCCGCCGCCTCCTTCTCCTACTCCTGTATCTCTGCCgtccttcctcctgtctcctcctctttatcATCGTCAGTGACGTCAGAGAGTGAGGAGTCGTCCACGTCTCCTGCTCTGTCCGtttttgaccaatcagagcaagggaggggggagagcgGGGGCcatgaggatgaggtgaggaggagaaagaggaagaacaaagatgttgtagaagaagaagaagaggatgctGGGAGGTTTGTTGGACAGATGGTGGTCTCCTTCAGAGGAGCCggagcagagaaagaggaggggccAATCACCCTGCACAACTTCAAACACAAGAAACACAGAGGCGGAGGAACTAGCCAATCAGGGAAGACCGTCAGTGTTGTGAGACAAAATGGTTACAGACCACTGCTGCTACAcgg CGTCCTCAGCTCATCATCCCAGGATGACGTACACCTTCTCCAATCAGCTCAGAGTCTTCAGacatgcagccaatcagaagccttCGCTGTCTCACCCAGCCAATGGTGGTTCTCTGACGTGACCCCTCGCCTCACTTCCAATCTCAGTGCCTTCGGCCTGTGGCTCCGCTCTTCCTCGTCTTCATTTAACCCCGCCTCCATGTTACGGTTTTCAGTGGTCACAGTAGAGACGATAATGGACTCGGTTAGGGGCGGGACATGTGGGAATCCCCCCCGGCCCCTGAAGGACTGGTCGGCCCCGCCCAGTGTGAGCAGCGATCACTG ttATGTGCGAACACCATCTCCAAG TCGGACGTTTTCCGCCCAGCGACAGCACAAGCAGCGAAGCACTCGGAGCCCCCGCCTTCCCTGGAGGCGGCCCCTGCCTCTCCCCCCCTGCTCAGCCAATGGATTGTCTGCTCCTTTTACTGGCAGCCAATCAGTAGCAAGCACTGAGTTCCTCAACTCAAAGGGAGAG CTCAGTAAACGTGTCTCTGAGATTCGAATCCGCCGGACGACGCCACGGGAAACGCTGCTCACACCGATGGGACTGCCAAAAGTGAAAAG GTTAAAGAAAAAGGAGTTCAGTCTGGAAGAGATTTACACCAACAAGAACTACAAATCCCCCACCACCAACAG GAGTCTGGAGACGATTTTTGAAGAGCCACGGGAGAAGGATGGAGCGCTGCTCCTGATTGGCCAGCAGAGAAGACGCAGGGTGCTTCTCTTCCCTGACTTCACTCAgcccaggaagaggaagagacccCAAG GGGCGTGGTTTCCAGGTGGCACATTTCCCAGGAAGCGTGCAGCTGCTCGGCGACATTGCCATGGCGAAGGCTGCGGTGAGGATGACATGGACCTTGATGTGATGCTGGTGGAGCGACTGAGCGCGCTCGAAGACTTTCTGACACAACAGGGCCTGGATGTGTGa
- the LOC128425029 gene encoding UDP-glucuronosyltransferase 2A2, with product MTQDVFGHSLMMQLFRPLLFVPAVLVLLHQLAPVDGGHVLVFPGEYSHWLNMRNILDELVKRNHSVTVLVSEASPSVDYNNSRYATKFNFLVYKVPFSKSYLHGLTEELINFSMFEWHHSSMLKKILWSHDWTTRSIDVLMRQCDSMFKDEQLMATLRDSKFDAVLLDPVTICGDLVADILNLPLIISLRLSLGGVIERHCGHAPAPPSYVPAAPLPYSDHMTFVERLINTVTYVSLSAMTEMFWRLRLDKYYTEVKGSPTSYCGTLGKADLWFIRTFWDIETPRPIPPNFKHVGGLHCKPANPLPADMEEFVRSSGDAGVVVVSFGSMVTNFTTETADVIAVALGQIPQKVIWKYKGNKPKTLMSNTRLYDWIPQNDLLGHPRTRAFVTHGGTNGLYEAVYHAVPMVGIPLFADQPDNIARLSRRGAAVVLDLNTMTSDMLRQALHDVINQPGYKSSIQHLSNVHRDQPEAPLSTAAFWVEFVMRHGGAPHLRLASHELNWFQYHSLDVAAALLVVLSITGALCWAGIRCFLLRCRRGRREKND from the exons ATGACACAGGATGTTTTTGGTCATTCACTCATGATGCAGCTTTTCCGGCCTCTTCTCTTTGTCCCTGCCGTCCTGGTGCTGCTCCATCAGCTCGCTCCGGTTGATGGCGGCCATGTCTTGGTGTTTCCAGGTGAGTACAGTCATTGGTTGAACATGCGGAACATCTTGGACGAGCTGGTGAAGCGGAACCACTCCGTCACCGTGTTAGTTTCTGAAGCATCTCCGTCCGTCGACTACAACAACAGCCGCTATGCCACCAAGTTCAACTTCCTGGTTTACAAG GTTCCTTTTAGCAAATCTTATCTACATGGCCTCACTGAAGAGTTAATCAACTTCTCCATGTTTGAGTGGCATCATTCTTCGATGCTGAAAAAGATTTTGTGGAGTCATGATTGGACGACACGTTCCATCGACGTCCTGATGCGTCAGTGTGACTCCATGTTCAAGGACGAGCAGCTGATGGCGACTCTGCGGGACTCTAAGTTCGACGCTGTCCTGCTCGACCCGGTGACGATTTGCGGTGACCTGGTGGCCGACATTCTCAACCTGCCACTCATCATCTCGCTGCGTCTGTCGCTCGGGGGGGTGATTGAGCGACACTGCGGCCATGCGCCGGCTCCTCCCTCGTACGTCCCTGCCGCTCCGCTGCCGTACAGTGACCACATGACGTTTGTGGAGAGACTGATCAACACAGTGACGTATGTCTCACTGTCTGCAATGACGGAGATGTTCTGGAGGCTAAGGCTGGATAAGTACtacacagaggtcaaag GAAGTCCCACCAGCTACTGTGGGACTCTGGGAAAAGCCGACTTGTGGTTCATCAGGACTTTCTGGGACATAGAGACGCCACGGCCGATCCCGCCCAACTTCAAACATGTGGGCGGTCTGCACTGCAAACCGGCCAATCCGCTGCCAGCAGACATGGAGGAGTTTGTTCGGAGCTCGGGTGATGCTGGCGTGGTGGTGGTTTCCTTTGGCTCCATGGTAACCAACTTCACGACAGAAACTGCTGATGTCATCGCTGTTGCCCTCGGACAGATCCCTCAAAAA GTGATTTGGAAATACAAAGgaaataaaccaaaaacattAATGTCCAATACGAGACTTTACGACTGGATTCCTCAGAATGACCTGCtag GTCACCCAAGGACCAGAGCGTTTGTGACTCATGGTGGCACCAACGGTTTGTATGAGGCCGTGTATCACGCCGTGCCAATGGTCGGAATCCCGCTGTTCGCAGATCAGCCAGATAACATCGCCCGCCTCAGTCGCCGCGGCGCCGCTGTCGTCCTCGACCTCAACACAATGACGTCCGACATGCTGAGGCAGGCGCTGCATGATGTCATCAACCAGCCAGG CTACAAGTCCAGCATTCAGCATCTGTCGAATGTGCATCGTGACCAGCCGGAGGCGCCACTGAGCACAGCCGCATTCTGGGTGGAGTTTGTGATGCGACACGGTGGAGCACCACACCTGCGGCTCGCATCACATGAGCTGAACTGGTTCCAGTACCACAGCCTGGACGTCGCAGCTGCCCTGCTGGTTGTCCTGAGTATCACCGGCGCCCTCTGCTGGGCGGGAATCCGCTGTTTCCTGCTACGCTGCAGACGAGGACGACGAGAAAAGAATGACTAA
- the ythdc1 gene encoding YTH domain-containing protein 1 isoform X1, whose product MAADRREDKDGELNVLEDLLTEAPDQDDELYNPESERDVSDKKGTKRKSERSNSHDLKRLRPSSGHAPSRSSSTNKRAPGPPLSSSKKTPSSPRGRHTASTGYRTEYYEERKSRRVSREATRSRGAEDARRREAQRGLEGLSQKLRREERPPSPTPHVVINQSEEDVVEEYGSEQGSGSSSPAGSQVEEEEDEEQEEDEEEEGMDEEEDEEEGEKEEEEEEEEEYERRGEGNDYDTRSEAGDSRSASSVSFSDDGESARSGSASDASDSEKKQDKLSSSVRAVRKGMENPTSKLRYILRDARFFLIKSNNHENVSLAKAKGVWSTLPVNEKKLNAAFRAARSVVLVFSVRESGKFQGFARLASESHHGGSPIHWVLPAGMNAKMLGGVFKIDWLCRRELPFTKTSHLSNPWNEHKPVKIGRDGQEIQPEIGAQLCALFPLDESVDVHLVARQVRHKRTTPSEPRPRGRPPQREPGRRRPEEFDLHGRKRPRAEGPPDFNQRAGFLQDLRNQQVDRRFSTVRRDVFLNGSYDYMRDYHHSVGPPAPWQTLAAYPGVEQPPPHHPPYYHHGHPPPPPHQAYHHHHPPLPPHEAPPPRFRDKQRAPQHRAFASSPHDYDMRVDDFLRRTQAVVSSRRERDRQRERERGGPRRERERERGRDRDRERERDKERGRYRR is encoded by the exons ATGGCGGCCGACCGGCGCGAGGACAAAG atggaGAGCTGAACGTTCTAGAGGATCTTCTGACCGAGGCTCCAGATCAAGACGATGAGTTGTACAAtccagagagtgagagagacgtcAGTGACAAGAAAG gaacaaagaggaaaagtgaACGCTCTAACAGCCATGACCTGAagaggctccgcccctcgtcaGGCCATGCCCCCTCCAGATCATCCTCCACTAATAAGAGAGCCCCAGGCCcgcctctttcctcctccaagAAGACGCCTTCCAGCCCCCGGGGCAGACACACCGCCAGCACCGGCTACCGAACCGAATACtatgaggagagaaagagtcGGCGAGTCTCCCGAGAGGCGACAAGGAGCCGAGGAGCAGAAGACGCTAGACGCAGAGAAGCCCAAAGAGGTCTGGAGGGTCTGAGCCAG AAGCTGCGGCGTGAAGAGCGGCCTCCGAGCCCAACACCCCACGTGGTGatcaaccaatcagaggaggacGTGGTAGAAGAGTATGGCTCAGAGCAGGGATCAGGAAGCTCCTCCCCTGCTGGCTCccaggtagaggaggaggaagacgaggagcaggaggaagatgaagaggaggagggcatggatgaagaggaggatgaggaagaaggagagaaggaggaagaggaagaagaagaggaggagtacgAGAGGCGTGGCGAGGGTAACGACTACGACACTCGGAGCGAAGCTGGTGACTCGCGCTCCGCCTCCTCTGTTAGTTTCTCTGACGATGGCGAGTCGGCTCGTTCAGGCTCCGCCTCAGACGCCTCAG attCGGAGAAGAAGCAGGACAAGTTGTCGTCATCAGTCCGGGCTGTTCGCAAAGGGATGGAGA ATCCGACCAGTAAATTACGATACATCCTGCGAGATGCTCGCTTCTTCCTCATCAAGAGCAACAACCATGAAAACGTGTCGTTGGCTAAAGCTAAG GGCGTGTGGTCGACGCTGCCGGTGAATGAGAAGAAGTTGAATGCAGCGTTCCGCGCAGCTCGCAGCGTCGTCCTCGTCTTCTCCGTGAGGGAAAGTGGAAAATTCCAAG GTTTCGCTCGTTTGGCATCGGAGTCTCATCATGGCGGATCTCCGATCCACTGGGTTCTTCCTGCCGGTATGAACGCCAAGATGCTGGGCGGAGTCTTCAAGATCGACTGGCTCTGCAG GAGAGAACTTCCGTTCACGAAGACGTCTCATCTGTCGAACCCCTGGAACGAACACAAGCCTGTGAAGATTGGACGTGATGGACAG GAAATCCAACCAGAGATCGGTGCTCAGCTCTGTGCCCTGTTCCCATTGGATGAGAGTGTGGACGTTCACCTGGTAGCTCGTCAAGTTCGTCACAAACGTACAACGCCTTCGGAGCCGCGGCCTCGAGGCCGGCCACCACAACGTGAACCGGGAAG GCGTCGACCTGAAGAGTTCGACCTCCACGGCAGGAAGAGGCCGCGAGCCGAAGGTCCACCTGACTTCAACCAGCGAGCAG GGTTCCTCCAGGACCTTCGTAATCAGCAGGTGGACAG ACGTTTCTCCACCGTAAGGCGAGATGTTTTTCTCAATGGG tCATACGACTACATGAGGGACTATCACCACAGCGTGGGACCTCCTGCTCCGTGGCAGACTCTG GCGGCGTACCCCGGTGTCGAGCAGCCACCGCCACATCACCCCCCCTACTACCACCACGGccacccccctccaccccctcacCAGGCCTATCACCACCATCACCCACCACTGCCGCCACACGAGGCTCCACCCCCCCGCTTCAGAGATAAGCAGCGGGCGCCGCAGCACCGGGCCTTCGCCTCCAGCCCG CATGACTATGACATGCGTGTGGACGACTTCCTGCGGCGGACACAGGCGGTGGTGAGCAGCCGGCGGGAGAGAGACCGGCAGCGAGAACGAGAGCGTGGCGGACCTcgacgtgagagagagagagagcgaggaagggacagagacagagagagagagagggacaaagaGAGAGGGCGGTACCGCAGGTGA
- the ythdc1 gene encoding YTH domain-containing protein 1 isoform X2 has product MAADRREDKDGELNVLEDLLTEAPDQDDELYNPESERDVSDKKGTKRKSERSNSHDLKRLRPSSGHAPSRSSSTNKRAPGPPLSSSKKTPSSPRGRHTASTGYRTEYYEERKSRRVSREATRSRGAEDARRREAQRGLEGLSQKLRREERPPSPTPHVVINQSEEDVVEEYGSEQGSGSSSPAGSQVEEEEDEEQEEDEEEEGMDEEEDEEEGEKEEEEEEEEEYERRGEGNDYDTRSEAGDSRSASSVSFSDDGESARSGSASDASDSEKKQDKLSSSVRAVRKGMENPTSKLRYILRDARFFLIKSNNHENVSLAKAKGVWSTLPVNEKKLNAAFRAARSVVLVFSVRESGKFQGFARLASESHHGGSPIHWVLPAGMNAKMLGGVFKIDWLCRRELPFTKTSHLSNPWNEHKPVKIGRDGQEIQPEIGAQLCALFPLDESVDVHLVARQVRHKRTTPSEPRPRGRPPQREPGRSFFLWKFNNLKFSWTVADHFKIKAKRTSVTGRTEGGGRVELFLVFEKVVRVGCERGGASGLNPMRGCDVFGGEASGLNPMRG; this is encoded by the exons ATGGCGGCCGACCGGCGCGAGGACAAAG atggaGAGCTGAACGTTCTAGAGGATCTTCTGACCGAGGCTCCAGATCAAGACGATGAGTTGTACAAtccagagagtgagagagacgtcAGTGACAAGAAAG gaacaaagaggaaaagtgaACGCTCTAACAGCCATGACCTGAagaggctccgcccctcgtcaGGCCATGCCCCCTCCAGATCATCCTCCACTAATAAGAGAGCCCCAGGCCcgcctctttcctcctccaagAAGACGCCTTCCAGCCCCCGGGGCAGACACACCGCCAGCACCGGCTACCGAACCGAATACtatgaggagagaaagagtcGGCGAGTCTCCCGAGAGGCGACAAGGAGCCGAGGAGCAGAAGACGCTAGACGCAGAGAAGCCCAAAGAGGTCTGGAGGGTCTGAGCCAG AAGCTGCGGCGTGAAGAGCGGCCTCCGAGCCCAACACCCCACGTGGTGatcaaccaatcagaggaggacGTGGTAGAAGAGTATGGCTCAGAGCAGGGATCAGGAAGCTCCTCCCCTGCTGGCTCccaggtagaggaggaggaagacgaggagcaggaggaagatgaagaggaggagggcatggatgaagaggaggatgaggaagaaggagagaaggaggaagaggaagaagaagaggaggagtacgAGAGGCGTGGCGAGGGTAACGACTACGACACTCGGAGCGAAGCTGGTGACTCGCGCTCCGCCTCCTCTGTTAGTTTCTCTGACGATGGCGAGTCGGCTCGTTCAGGCTCCGCCTCAGACGCCTCAG attCGGAGAAGAAGCAGGACAAGTTGTCGTCATCAGTCCGGGCTGTTCGCAAAGGGATGGAGA ATCCGACCAGTAAATTACGATACATCCTGCGAGATGCTCGCTTCTTCCTCATCAAGAGCAACAACCATGAAAACGTGTCGTTGGCTAAAGCTAAG GGCGTGTGGTCGACGCTGCCGGTGAATGAGAAGAAGTTGAATGCAGCGTTCCGCGCAGCTCGCAGCGTCGTCCTCGTCTTCTCCGTGAGGGAAAGTGGAAAATTCCAAG GTTTCGCTCGTTTGGCATCGGAGTCTCATCATGGCGGATCTCCGATCCACTGGGTTCTTCCTGCCGGTATGAACGCCAAGATGCTGGGCGGAGTCTTCAAGATCGACTGGCTCTGCAG GAGAGAACTTCCGTTCACGAAGACGTCTCATCTGTCGAACCCCTGGAACGAACACAAGCCTGTGAAGATTGGACGTGATGGACAG GAAATCCAACCAGAGATCGGTGCTCAGCTCTGTGCCCTGTTCCCATTGGATGAGAGTGTGGACGTTCACCTGGTAGCTCGTCAAGTTCGTCACAAACGTACAACGCCTTCGGAGCCGCGGCCTCGAGGCCGGCCACCACAACGTGAACCGGGAAG gaGTTTCTTTCTTTGGAAGTTTAATAATCTAAAGTTTAGCTGGACTGTGGCtgaccatttcaaaataaaagcaaaaaggaCGAGCGTCACTGGCCGGACTGAAGGAGGAGGGCGGGTAGAACTCTTTCTGGTCTTTGAGAAAGTGGTGCGGGTGGGGTGTGAGAGAGGCGGGGCCTCTGGACTGAATCCAATGAGAGGGTGTGATGTGTTTGGGGGCGAGGCCTCTGGACTGAATCCAATGAGAGGGTAG